A single region of the Pontibacter kalidii genome encodes:
- a CDS encoding peptidylprolyl isomerase — protein MRSNYLLAAVAALALAGCTASNKNSSKEPAIATLGSQPISTSEFRYVYEKNNGGNDDAYTRESVADYLNLYTNFKLKVMEAEKRGLDTTMAFKRELEGYKEQLAQPYLTEKSVTDQLVKEAYERMKQEVNASHILISLAPDAAPEDTLAAYNRVMELRRRAQGGEDFGQLAKEHSQDPSAADNKGELGYFTALQMVYPFEDAAYKTAKGEISMPVRTRFGYHLIKVNDKREARGEAKVAHIMVRSKPGAPAADSLAAKQRIDAIYRRLQRGENWGKLATEFSEDANTAGNGGELPWFGTGRMIPAFEEAAFGLQKAGDISKPVYTPYGWHIIKMVEKRSLPPYEEMEQHLRNKIAKDSRSELNKAAFLKRIKQENNFTENTEAKAAALAKATDELLQGNWTYNDSDKALKQTLFSIQGKNYTVADFYTYVKEEQRPRTNGSAAHAMNLLYDNFAEQSLLEYERNNLENKYTDYRMLVQEYHDGILLFQLMDEKVWSRAIEDTVGLRTYFNQNREKYKWGERADAIVISAASKELLQQAQQQLSKRRYPVSFAKVNDVLFEQNKAELTADGKAELGKLAELLQQNETLTLEITGHTDARENTKVAEARANAAKVYLQQQGVPAAQLTSNSLGKSKQAGSDNTEAGRRRNRRVSFTLYTPELAALAESLNKDNPLAVQLMEKKFQRGENKALDAVEWKEGTYAAQQNGREYLIIIKDVLEPAYKELSEVRGPVISDYQNYLEEQWVQELRSKYPVEVKEDEVEKLVRQ, from the coding sequence ATGCGCAGCAACTACCTACTGGCTGCGGTAGCCGCCCTGGCCCTTGCCGGCTGCACCGCCTCCAATAAGAACAGCAGTAAAGAACCCGCAATCGCTACGCTTGGCTCCCAGCCTATCTCCACTTCCGAGTTCCGTTATGTGTACGAGAAGAACAACGGCGGCAACGACGATGCCTACACCCGCGAGAGCGTGGCAGACTACCTGAACTTGTACACCAATTTTAAGCTGAAAGTGATGGAGGCCGAAAAGCGCGGCCTGGACACCACCATGGCTTTTAAGCGCGAGCTGGAAGGTTACAAAGAGCAGTTGGCACAGCCCTACCTGACCGAGAAAAGCGTAACCGACCAGTTGGTGAAGGAGGCCTACGAGCGGATGAAGCAGGAGGTGAACGCCTCGCACATACTTATCTCGCTTGCTCCCGATGCTGCGCCGGAAGACACGCTGGCGGCCTACAACCGCGTGATGGAGCTGCGCAGGCGTGCCCAGGGCGGCGAGGACTTTGGCCAGCTGGCAAAAGAGCATTCGCAGGACCCATCTGCCGCCGATAACAAAGGCGAGCTGGGGTACTTTACCGCCCTGCAGATGGTGTACCCGTTTGAAGACGCCGCCTACAAAACTGCAAAGGGAGAGATATCCATGCCGGTGCGCACCCGCTTCGGCTACCACCTAATAAAGGTGAACGACAAGCGCGAGGCCCGTGGCGAGGCGAAGGTAGCCCACATCATGGTGCGCTCCAAGCCGGGCGCCCCTGCCGCTGACTCGCTGGCAGCCAAGCAGCGCATAGACGCCATTTATCGCCGCCTGCAGCGAGGCGAGAACTGGGGAAAATTAGCCACTGAGTTCTCCGAGGATGCCAACACAGCCGGCAACGGCGGTGAGCTGCCATGGTTCGGCACCGGCCGCATGATTCCGGCCTTTGAGGAGGCCGCTTTTGGCCTGCAGAAAGCTGGGGATATCTCCAAACCCGTGTACACGCCCTATGGCTGGCACATCATTAAAATGGTAGAAAAGCGTAGCCTGCCGCCTTACGAGGAGATGGAGCAGCACCTGCGCAACAAGATAGCCAAAGATTCCCGCTCCGAGCTGAACAAGGCTGCTTTCCTGAAGCGCATTAAGCAGGAGAACAACTTTACGGAGAACACCGAGGCAAAAGCCGCCGCGCTGGCCAAAGCCACTGACGAGCTGCTGCAGGGCAACTGGACCTATAATGATAGCGACAAGGCACTGAAGCAGACACTCTTCTCCATTCAGGGCAAAAACTATACGGTGGCTGATTTTTATACTTACGTAAAGGAGGAGCAGCGCCCGCGCACCAACGGCAGCGCTGCCCATGCCATGAACCTGCTCTACGATAACTTTGCTGAGCAGAGCTTGCTGGAGTATGAGCGCAACAACCTCGAGAACAAATATACCGACTACCGCATGCTGGTGCAGGAGTACCACGATGGTATCCTGCTGTTCCAGCTGATGGACGAGAAAGTATGGAGCAGAGCCATTGAAGACACCGTTGGCCTGCGCACTTACTTTAACCAAAACCGCGAGAAGTATAAATGGGGCGAGCGCGCCGACGCTATCGTGATCAGCGCGGCCAGCAAGGAGCTGCTACAGCAGGCGCAGCAGCAGTTAAGCAAGCGCCGCTACCCGGTATCGTTTGCCAAGGTGAACGACGTGCTGTTTGAGCAGAACAAGGCCGAACTTACGGCTGATGGTAAAGCGGAGCTGGGTAAGCTGGCGGAGCTGCTACAGCAGAACGAAACCCTGACGCTGGAGATTACGGGCCACACCGACGCCCGCGAGAACACCAAAGTGGCGGAGGCCCGTGCCAATGCCGCCAAAGTATACCTGCAGCAGCAAGGCGTGCCGGCCGCGCAACTTACCAGCAACAGCCTGGGCAAAAGCAAGCAGGCAGGCTCCGACAACACGGAGGCTGGCCGCCGCCGCAACCGCCGCGTCTCCTTCACGCTTTACACTCCGGAGCTGGCAGCCCTGGCCGAGAGCCTGAACAAGGACAACCCGCTGGCCGTGCAGTTAATGGAGAAGAAATTCCAGCGCGGCGAGAACAAAGCGCTGGATGCCGTGGAGTGGAAAGAAGGCACCTACGCCGCGCAGCAGAACGGCCGCGAGTACCTCATCATCATAAAAGATGTGCTGGAGCCGGCTTACAAAGAATTGAGCGAGGTGCGCGGCCCGGTTATCTCTGACTACCAGAACTACCTGGAGGAGCAGTGGGTGCAGGAGTTGCGCAGCAAGTACCCGGTTGAGGTGAAGGAAGACGAGGTAGAGAAACTGGTACGTCAGTAA
- a CDS encoding ATP-binding protein has translation MNNSIRVSCTKKNLKLIRDFVTEYLKALALSDILMNQIVLAVDEICANLIIHANHEDPNKYLTLKVQTVKDQVKFEIADQGRAFERSNYKEPNIQEHIKMGKKGGVGIALVNRIMDKVEFITDGSQNTCLLYKKIK, from the coding sequence ATGAATAACTCCATTCGGGTAAGTTGTACTAAAAAAAATCTGAAGCTGATACGCGACTTCGTGACGGAGTATCTGAAGGCACTCGCGCTTTCGGATATCCTCATGAATCAGATCGTGTTGGCCGTGGACGAGATATGTGCTAACCTCATCATACACGCCAACCACGAGGACCCCAACAAGTACCTTACCCTGAAAGTGCAGACGGTTAAAGACCAAGTGAAGTTCGAGATAGCCGACCAGGGCCGGGCCTTTGAGCGGAGCAACTACAAGGAGCCCAACATTCAGGAGCATATCAAGATGGGTAAGAAAGGCGGCGTGGGCATCGCCCTGGTAAACCGCATCATGGACAAGGTGGAGTTCATCACGGATGGCTCCCAGAATACCTGCCTGCTTTACAAGAAAATCAAATAA
- a CDS encoding STAS domain-containing protein produces MKITQEIKENTVIMTLDGELDASSSVILDEELSDPEIMKYAKVLVNCQDLNYISSAGLGVFISHLQRFEDAQIKLIFYNMQDKVRNVFEILGLDLLMTIVSDYEEARTIANE; encoded by the coding sequence ATGAAAATTACACAAGAAATCAAGGAAAATACCGTCATCATGACCCTGGACGGTGAACTGGATGCAAGCTCCTCCGTTATTCTGGACGAAGAGTTATCAGACCCGGAAATTATGAAATATGCCAAGGTGCTGGTTAATTGCCAGGATCTTAACTATATTTCGTCTGCGGGCCTCGGGGTATTTATTTCGCACCTGCAGCGGTTCGAGGACGCCCAGATCAAGCTTATCTTCTATAACATGCAGGATAAAGTACGCAACGTGTTCGAGATACTTGGCCTGGACCTGCTCATGACCATCGTATCCGATTACGAGGAAGCAAGAACCATTGCAAATGAATAA